From one Haloarcula taiwanensis genomic stretch:
- a CDS encoding AbrB family transcriptional regulator, which translates to MPEHKRKVGDRGQVTIPKELRDRRGIEGGDEVEFVEVNDEIIIKPPTDEERLAEGYRKRAERSRELAEEMEEASSEATGHLGDAPGWSE; encoded by the coding sequence ATGCCTGAACACAAACGGAAAGTCGGAGATCGGGGGCAGGTGACGATTCCGAAGGAACTGCGAGACCGTCGTGGCATCGAAGGCGGTGACGAAGTTGAATTCGTCGAAGTGAATGACGAGATCATAATCAAACCGCCGACAGATGAGGAACGGCTTGCTGAAGGATACCGAAAGAGAGCCGAGCGGTCTCGTGAGTTGGCTGAAGAAATGGAAGAAGCATCCTCAGAAGCAACCGGGCATCTCGGTGACGCGCCCGGTTGGAGCGAGTGA
- a CDS encoding growth inhibitor PemK: MQVRRSDIVIVELNPTKGSEQQGKSRPCVVIQNNVGNQYSPTTIIAPFTKQYTSGDTYPFEVEVLASDTVLDHDSVADLSQIRVVDIDERVKKNIGSVPSSDMVKIDSAIKDSLGI, from the coding sequence GTGCAGGTACGCCGCAGCGACATTGTCATTGTTGAACTGAATCCCACAAAAGGGAGTGAGCAGCAAGGGAAGAGCAGGCCCTGTGTTGTCATCCAAAACAATGTTGGGAATCAGTACTCGCCGACAACCATCATCGCTCCATTCACAAAGCAGTACACATCTGGAGACACGTACCCGTTCGAGGTAGAAGTACTGGCTTCGGATACTGTCCTTGATCACGATTCAGTGGCAGACCTAAGTCAAATCCGGGTTGTCGACATCGACGAACGTGTAAAAAAGAACATTGGGTCTGTCCCGTCATCAGACATGGTGAAAATCGACTCGGCAATCAAAGATAGCCTCGGCATTTGA
- a CDS encoding toxin — MSDWDWELTDTARRDFDGLDEYARDRIASKLDEIATDEWRDPPEHLEPLQGAPHQKLRVGPFRLGCRIDRTERVLYVLRIRKRGGDAYRSDDD; from the coding sequence ATGAGTGACTGGGACTGGGAACTCACCGACACGGCACGGCGGGATTTCGACGGATTAGATGAGTATGCACGTGACCGCATCGCCAGCAAACTCGACGAGATAGCTACCGACGAATGGCGCGACCCACCCGAACATCTTGAACCACTTCAGGGTGCGCCCCATCAAAAGCTCCGTGTTGGCCCGTTCCGACTCGGGTGTCGTATTGACCGCACCGAGAGAGTCCTCTACGTTTTGCGGATTCGTAAACGCGGTGGCGATGCCTACCGCAGTGACGACGACTAG
- a CDS encoding CopG family transcriptional regulator, whose amino-acid sequence MAESESPPEKTTVNIRMTETFLEDVDTTWEDHGFNSRSEFIRAVLRDALKHPEFNRADLKAMLAGEVEIREGRTHSSDDVKAEYGLDETARDSDE is encoded by the coding sequence ATGGCTGAATCGGAATCTCCACCTGAGAAAACGACGGTCAATATCCGGATGACAGAGACGTTCTTGGAAGATGTCGATACGACGTGGGAAGACCACGGATTCAACAGTCGGAGTGAATTCATCCGAGCTGTACTGCGTGACGCGCTCAAGCATCCCGAATTCAATCGTGCGGACCTGAAAGCGATGCTCGCGGGTGAAGTTGAGATTCGTGAAGGTCGCACCCACAGTAGTGATGATGTGAAGGCCGAGTACGGGCTTGACGAGACAGCACGCGACAGCGATGAGTGA
- a CDS encoding signal peptidase I, which yields MVPLEVLVTPLQSSDAGGIVLLLFNLLIAGIQIAGMWMVFKKAGHAGWKAIIPLYNLYIMLRIGENAWWWLLLIFIPVINLYALYKIHAGVARAFGRGIGFGLGLTFLGILFFPLLGFGDYQHRQSGGLA from the coding sequence ATGGTTCCCCTCGAGGTGTTAGTTACCCCCCTCCAAAGCAGTGATGCCGGTGGTATTGTGCTCCTCCTGTTCAACCTACTGATTGCTGGCATCCAGATTGCCGGGATGTGGATGGTATTCAAGAAAGCTGGTCATGCAGGGTGGAAGGCAATCATTCCGCTATACAACCTCTATATCATGCTTCGGATCGGGGAGAATGCATGGTGGTGGTTGCTCCTCATATTTATTCCGGTGATAAATCTATACGCGCTGTATAAGATTCATGCTGGAGTAGCTCGAGCGTTTGGGAGAGGTATCGGGTTTGGGCTTGGGCTCACCTTCCTTGGTATCCTCTTCTTCCCACTGCTGGGCTTTGGCGATTATCAGCATCGTCAGTCTGGTGGGCTCGCATAA
- a CDS encoding VapC toxin family PIN domain ribonuclease: protein MKVLDATFLIDYLNGIDATAEYLLAHDDERFIIPAPAYAEVLVGEGNAPDGDVAAVKADLSWGEVYETDAETAEIAGEIASEVGPQGPFLAGMDGLIAAVGRELDAPVVSGDSDLTHEETKRVVDVEEYR, encoded by the coding sequence ATGAAAGTACTCGACGCGACATTTCTCATCGACTATCTCAACGGTATCGACGCCACCGCTGAGTATCTACTAGCCCATGACGATGAACGGTTCATTATCCCGGCTCCAGCATACGCCGAGGTCCTTGTCGGAGAGGGGAATGCCCCGGACGGCGATGTAGCAGCGGTAAAAGCTGACCTGTCGTGGGGTGAAGTTTATGAGACCGACGCGGAGACAGCCGAGATAGCTGGCGAAATCGCTAGCGAGGTAGGACCGCAAGGCCCGTTCCTCGCGGGGATGGACGGTCTCATCGCCGCTGTGGGCCGAGAACTTGATGCACCTGTGGTCTCCGGTGACAGTGATCTCACGCACGAAGAGACCAAGCGCGTCGTAGACGTTGAAGAGTATCGCTGA
- a CDS encoding integrase produces MDRLPPAYDATPGDDALEAAIEKRLVDIDSGRYRTNVASVLRKFATWARDRHGVASPDDIDENVCRQYARDLARAEDRDDISPETARRYFAYVRSFLTWAVYEGLVPTNPAKTNHAEGPLPTDETESDQQYWTTRDRDAICATATARVDEASESDGINRRAAYRDQALVFLLAYSGARSAELVAVSDDEARNGLQWRHVNLEDGTMQVFGKNRTREAAPILDEAIDPLRRWKQLRDPAEDEAVFPRLDNAAKAIEPTPSITTQSARNILADLCECADYEFEEPLKPHGARRGLGREIYRENPQLAQDVLRHKSIETTHEGYAQEAAKRTRDEANDIISGG; encoded by the coding sequence ATGGATCGTCTTCCGCCTGCATACGACGCTACTCCCGGGGATGACGCCCTCGAAGCAGCCATCGAGAAACGACTGGTCGATATCGACTCCGGGCGCTACCGAACGAACGTCGCGAGCGTCCTCCGCAAGTTCGCCACATGGGCTCGCGACCGCCACGGCGTCGCCAGCCCCGACGACATCGACGAGAATGTCTGCCGACAGTACGCTCGCGACCTCGCGCGAGCTGAAGATCGGGACGACATCTCCCCCGAAACGGCACGCCGGTACTTCGCGTACGTCCGCTCCTTTCTCACGTGGGCCGTCTACGAGGGCCTGGTTCCAACAAACCCGGCCAAAACCAACCACGCTGAGGGACCACTGCCGACAGACGAAACCGAGAGTGACCAGCAGTACTGGACCACACGGGACCGCGACGCTATTTGTGCGACAGCCACCGCTCGCGTCGACGAAGCCAGCGAAAGCGACGGTATCAACCGCAGGGCGGCTTACCGTGACCAAGCACTCGTCTTCCTACTTGCCTACTCAGGTGCGCGTAGCGCCGAACTCGTCGCCGTCTCTGATGACGAAGCACGGAACGGGCTCCAGTGGCGACACGTCAACCTTGAGGACGGCACCATGCAGGTGTTCGGCAAGAACCGCACCCGGGAGGCCGCGCCGATCCTCGACGAGGCAATCGACCCGCTCCGACGCTGGAAGCAACTCCGTGACCCTGCCGAAGACGAAGCCGTGTTTCCCCGACTGGACAATGCGGCGAAAGCAATAGAGCCGACGCCCTCGATCACTACACAGTCTGCTCGAAACATCCTGGCCGACCTGTGTGAGTGTGCAGACTACGAGTTTGAAGAGCCGCTAAAACCTCACGGTGCCCGCCGTGGGCTCGGGCGGGAGATCTATCGTGAGAACCCACAGCTGGCACAGGATGTACTCCGCCACAAATCCATCGAGACCACGCATGAAGGCTACGCTCAGGAGGCTGCAAAGCGGACACGTGACGAAGCGAACGATATCATCTCTGGTGGGTAG
- a CDS encoding transposase → MVASCDSQRSVFRRIAQQSYAEWPAYDSTPLYDRSSLAGLEEDIWTVASTWFDHEAHDSVDEFVSHYPVAYVEFEPHDRYSGATQYEMAQLFRLFLLKELHGWTHETALLTYLPHHPDLREQLGMETVPDQSTLWRSWDNRFTAELHETIEAAARTILIKAQDADVAVPREPERNFPSRDNVADKSYPDDQAILNEAGSITDHISHVVFPAFSLNRDNGCEIHENAYWDLQTYLGLREGLAANEGARSFVYESRRDRTPLGHAHREHIRDLSIEQIREMYRQAVTRLLGEAAETEEFFRAGIVAIDITEADPFTGDRTGHEDEIIGTKEKTDEYAYQWATVQLVGNAVPIVLDARPVRKGETRKEIVEDLLDSAEDLVHVDNVLMDREFDSQHILEMLSQRGLSYVVPKRMQTSEKAQAKRLLQRGQDRYETDRKLHLGKNEWHETMLIYRRKEDSEYDDHRQYSVFMSNRGSSFLTEYGYRWEIESGYRSIKRFMAATTSKDFGLRFFYFAFACLLYSIWRAVDLLVQVELTDDYEHSPIVTADNTLTLLKKETGIG, encoded by the coding sequence GTGGTTGCGAGCTGTGATTCTCAACGCAGTGTCTTTCGACGAATCGCCCAGCAGTCATACGCTGAATGGCCAGCGTATGATTCGACGCCACTCTATGACCGGAGTTCTCTCGCCGGCCTCGAAGAAGACATTTGGACCGTTGCGTCCACATGGTTCGACCACGAGGCTCACGACTCCGTTGACGAGTTCGTGTCTCACTACCCAGTAGCGTATGTCGAGTTTGAGCCACATGACCGGTATTCTGGAGCTACTCAGTACGAGATGGCCCAACTGTTCCGACTGTTTCTACTCAAAGAACTTCACGGCTGGACCCACGAAACGGCACTCCTCACGTATCTCCCTCACCATCCTGACCTCCGTGAACAACTGGGCATGGAAACAGTCCCAGACCAGTCGACGCTGTGGCGCAGCTGGGATAATCGGTTCACTGCAGAGCTTCACGAGACAATTGAGGCAGCTGCGCGGACGATTCTGATCAAAGCTCAAGACGCGGACGTTGCTGTTCCACGCGAGCCAGAACGAAACTTTCCATCACGGGATAACGTAGCGGATAAATCATACCCAGACGATCAAGCTATCCTCAATGAAGCCGGATCGATCACGGACCATATCAGTCACGTCGTTTTCCCGGCATTCTCACTGAATCGCGACAATGGCTGTGAAATCCACGAGAACGCTTACTGGGACTTACAAACGTATCTCGGACTTCGTGAGGGGCTGGCTGCTAACGAAGGTGCCCGCAGTTTCGTCTATGAGTCGAGACGGGATCGGACACCGTTGGGCCACGCCCATCGCGAGCACATCCGCGACTTATCGATTGAACAGATTCGGGAGATGTATCGGCAGGCTGTGACTCGACTGTTGGGGGAAGCAGCGGAGACGGAGGAGTTCTTCCGAGCAGGGATTGTTGCTATCGATATTACTGAAGCAGACCCATTCACAGGCGACAGAACCGGACACGAAGATGAGATTATTGGGACAAAAGAAAAGACCGATGAGTACGCGTATCAGTGGGCGACGGTCCAGTTAGTCGGCAATGCCGTCCCAATTGTGTTAGATGCACGCCCGGTTCGGAAAGGCGAGACTCGCAAGGAGATTGTCGAGGATCTACTCGACTCTGCCGAGGATCTCGTTCACGTCGATAACGTATTGATGGACCGGGAGTTCGACAGTCAGCATATTCTAGAGATGCTCAGCCAACGTGGACTGTCGTATGTAGTCCCGAAGCGGATGCAAACCAGCGAGAAAGCGCAGGCCAAACGGTTGCTCCAGCGGGGTCAAGACCGATACGAAACCGACCGCAAACTCCATCTCGGGAAGAACGAGTGGCACGAGACGATGCTGATCTACCGCCGGAAGGAGGACTCCGAATATGATGATCACCGGCAATACTCGGTGTTCATGTCCAATCGCGGTAGTAGCTTCCTCACTGAATACGGCTATCGCTGGGAGATCGAGAGTGGCTACAGGTCGATTAAGCGATTCATGGCCGCAACGACATCGAAGGATTTCGGGTTACGGTTCTTTTATTTCGCGTTCGCGTGTCTCCTGTACTCGATTTGGCGAGCGGTGGACCTGCTGGTACAAGTTGAGTTGACCGACGACTACGAGCATTCGCCAATTGTGACGGCCGATAACACGCTGACGCTGTTGAAGAAGGAAACCGGAATCGGATAG
- a CDS encoding TetR family transcriptional regulator has product MTNEISFFQNPDGTREEILEATFYALRQYGYADLTISKIGDEFGKSQSLIYHHYDNKDELLVDLLDYMLEQVENQVPLPNQSPEEYIEIIVDEIFGTSSNSDIEFSQAVIELRAQAAHDDDYSRLFRRIDDFIRKQIARVIQAGVDTGAFDVEDPSQTAALFHTVLVGIQAERITSDEETIDDVRDEFQRYVEDCLLSA; this is encoded by the coding sequence ATGACTAACGAGATATCCTTTTTCCAGAACCCAGATGGAACCCGCGAGGAGATTCTTGAAGCTACATTCTATGCATTACGTCAATACGGGTACGCGGATCTGACTATTTCAAAGATAGGTGACGAATTCGGGAAGAGTCAGTCGCTCATATATCACCATTACGATAATAAGGACGAGCTGTTGGTAGATCTTCTGGATTATATGCTGGAGCAGGTCGAAAATCAGGTCCCACTTCCCAACCAGTCCCCTGAAGAGTATATTGAGATAATCGTCGATGAAATATTTGGCACCAGCAGCAACAGTGATATCGAGTTTTCGCAGGCCGTAATTGAACTGCGAGCGCAAGCAGCACATGACGACGATTACAGCCGTCTCTTTCGAAGGATTGATGATTTCATTCGAAAACAAATCGCGCGTGTCATCCAAGCCGGTGTTGATACAGGCGCATTTGACGTCGAAGACCCATCACAGACAGCCGCGCTATTCCATACAGTTTTAGTCGGGATCCAGGCGGAACGGATTACCAGTGATGAGGAAACTATCGACGATGTAAGAGACGAGTTTCAGCGGTATGTCGAGGACTGTCTGCTCTCCGCGTAG
- a CDS encoding sialidase, with protein sequence MASTKYKLLLLAVVGIIVTSGTATAAVVGSPDIVATLEDDTVAPGEQKTIEISLVNSGELDSGSTRNPALNNEVTTAKGLTVSLGSGDAPISVKNSKRSLGTLQAGPKVTVPFTISVDEDASSGTYEAQLKLNYKHTSYISEGTGARDEDRETRTVDIEIDVTDDATFNVTDIDSNARVASTGTVAVRVENTGDSAARNAAVTLESQNQDLTVSGGAATSRFVDTWEPGEVRTFNYRVSSAEAAEPEPYGFELSVAFDNEEGLRTQSVAQSVAVAPDPEQRFSVVNSSSSVAVSNTGTYEVQLRNTGPLTVNDASVTFVSQNADITFGKSSSTTAYVGAWEPGEVRTVRVDTTASTDAEDRSYALSANVQYDDQEGDTSTYDDVQLSLSPAPEQNFGVSNIETSLQAGEDGSLSATITNTGTRDVENVVIAWESQQSTLSPKESQYAVGDLDAGEAANFSFGVDVSNSAEAGARQFDFGVSYRDDNGDRVEADTLEVRSEVAGSQDEFDIEIQNSTLGVGQDRSITFTITNTKDKTLTSIEGKAFVNDPLSSSDDETFIAELAPGESETVSVQLSAGSDALEKTYPLNLDFQYETPDGEKRVSDTYSLPIDVTNQSGSGGTPLWLIGGIGLLAVVGGVVWYRRQ encoded by the coding sequence ATGGCCTCTACAAAGTATAAACTGCTACTTCTGGCTGTAGTCGGGATTATCGTTACCAGCGGAACGGCAACCGCTGCGGTCGTTGGAAGCCCCGATATCGTGGCAACGCTTGAAGATGATACTGTTGCCCCGGGCGAACAAAAGACCATAGAAATTTCACTGGTCAACAGCGGGGAGCTTGACAGCGGCTCCACTCGAAACCCAGCTTTGAACAACGAGGTAACAACGGCAAAGGGGCTTACTGTATCACTCGGATCTGGTGACGCACCTATCTCGGTCAAGAACTCGAAACGAAGCCTCGGCACGCTACAGGCCGGACCGAAAGTGACAGTGCCGTTTACTATCAGCGTGGATGAAGACGCCAGTTCTGGAACGTATGAGGCACAACTGAAACTCAATTACAAGCATACAAGCTACATTTCTGAGGGAACAGGGGCACGAGACGAAGACAGAGAGACCCGAACGGTCGACATCGAAATTGATGTCACCGATGATGCCACGTTTAATGTGACCGACATTGATTCGAATGCACGCGTCGCCTCCACAGGCACAGTGGCGGTTAGGGTCGAAAACACTGGAGATAGCGCCGCACGGAACGCCGCGGTAACGCTGGAATCACAGAATCAGGACCTCACAGTGAGCGGCGGCGCTGCCACTTCGCGATTCGTTGATACGTGGGAACCGGGAGAAGTCCGGACGTTCAACTATCGCGTGAGTTCTGCTGAAGCTGCGGAGCCGGAGCCGTACGGATTTGAGCTCTCGGTCGCATTCGATAACGAAGAGGGCCTCCGCACACAATCTGTAGCACAGTCCGTCGCAGTCGCACCTGACCCAGAACAGCGGTTCTCGGTTGTCAATTCAAGTAGTTCTGTCGCGGTCAGTAACACAGGCACGTATGAGGTGCAACTCCGCAACACGGGCCCGTTGACTGTTAACGACGCATCTGTCACGTTTGTCTCACAGAACGCCGATATAACGTTTGGAAAGAGTTCGTCCACAACCGCCTACGTGGGGGCATGGGAACCGGGAGAAGTCCGGACTGTCCGCGTCGACACAACGGCGAGCACCGATGCCGAGGACCGAAGCTACGCGCTATCGGCCAACGTGCAGTATGACGACCAGGAAGGCGATACCAGCACATACGATGATGTGCAGTTAAGCCTCAGTCCTGCGCCGGAGCAGAACTTCGGCGTGTCCAACATCGAAACGTCGCTGCAGGCCGGTGAAGACGGATCACTGAGTGCAACCATCACAAACACTGGTACGCGTGACGTTGAGAACGTCGTCATCGCATGGGAAAGTCAGCAGTCAACACTGTCGCCAAAAGAGTCACAGTACGCTGTTGGAGATCTCGATGCGGGCGAAGCAGCCAACTTCAGTTTTGGCGTTGATGTATCCAACAGCGCAGAGGCAGGTGCTCGGCAGTTTGACTTCGGCGTGAGCTACCGCGATGATAACGGCGACAGGGTTGAAGCAGACACGCTTGAGGTCCGCTCAGAGGTGGCTGGTAGCCAGGACGAATTTGACATCGAAATACAGAATTCGACGCTCGGTGTGGGCCAAGACCGGTCAATCACGTTTACGATAACCAACACAAAGGACAAGACGCTGACAAGCATCGAGGGGAAGGCGTTCGTCAATGATCCCCTCAGCAGCAGTGACGATGAAACGTTCATCGCTGAACTGGCACCCGGAGAGTCAGAAACGGTCTCCGTCCAGCTTTCGGCGGGCAGCGATGCGCTGGAGAAGACGTATCCGCTCAACTTGGACTTCCAGTATGAGACGCCTGATGGAGAAAAACGGGTTTCTGACACCTACAGTCTCCCGATAGACGTCACGAACCAGTCCGGAAGCGGGGGGACGCCACTGTGGCTGATTGGTGGCATTGGACTCCTTGCAGTCGTTGGCGGCGTCGTCTGGTACAGGCGACAGTGA
- a CDS encoding RND transporter, whose translation MLDYQKYIDILDDWIVNRDKTVVAVFIIATLILSAGFGMTATDSGTSQFTEGVPAQEAFDEVNDNFEREPFGEGTGSTTLIQKDQNVLSKPAILNMLKAQNRLTERESQDVVGTTSVAQAVAQTLDPNADTLPEQIDAVEAASQTEIKSATRTTLERQPAVAGLLSNDLNREEPSASATLTTVTHEVSGVSSSAGTEGSSPLTPIQQEAEFIVSSVDGDISVFGSGLISAELSSVISDSLGLVVPAAVVLILFFLIIAYRDPFDLLIGLVSLAMAIVWTFGFMGWAGIPFTQMLITVPPLLLAIGIDFGIHAVNRYREERIEDIEPTPAMRTATDQLLPAFFIVTGTTVLGFAANGTSQLGPIRDLGFVASVGIIFTFLIFGIFLPSFKHFMDRQRVRYNLPEFSIAPIGSEDSAVGKSLTVGVTIARRAPYIFFALVLVSTAAMGAYGTGIDTRFTTEDFLPPEENPGYVEVLPEAVAPSEYTVTKQINYLEDTFESGESDTVTIYVEGSLQDGTALEEIRRANQDPPDSFVTAGGSADTTSILTVINRYERTSPEFRQLVAQNDQNGNGVPDQNLPTIYNALYDSPYGDRAESYMTDDYTRTRIVYSVESDASQQEVTDDTRAVADEFRMEATATGSVVVLKAVSDVIAESAYISLALAILASAAFLLFAYWLLERRPGLGVANLVPILLTIAALATTMRYLDIPFNVLTGTTLSIGIGLGIDYSAHLVHRFSEEYRGDTGLLEALDISVRGTGGALAGSMVTTTSGTGVLVLAVVPILGQFGLLIALSVLYSFIASILVLPTSIVIWDHSRNTLDSLLSSRSTWSPN comes from the coding sequence ATGCTAGATTATCAGAAATACATCGACATACTGGACGATTGGATTGTCAACCGTGACAAGACAGTCGTCGCTGTGTTCATTATCGCAACCCTCATTCTGTCGGCGGGGTTCGGTATGACCGCAACCGACTCGGGGACATCACAATTCACTGAAGGCGTTCCCGCGCAAGAAGCGTTCGACGAGGTCAACGATAACTTCGAGCGCGAACCGTTCGGTGAGGGGACTGGCTCTACAACGCTTATTCAAAAGGACCAGAACGTCCTGTCGAAGCCAGCTATCCTCAACATGCTGAAAGCACAGAACCGGCTTACAGAGCGTGAATCACAGGACGTTGTCGGGACGACAAGCGTCGCACAGGCAGTCGCACAGACGCTGGACCCGAACGCAGACACACTCCCAGAGCAGATCGATGCCGTAGAAGCAGCCTCGCAGACAGAGATTAAGTCTGCCACCCGAACCACACTTGAGCGCCAGCCGGCAGTCGCAGGGCTACTCAGCAACGATCTAAACCGAGAGGAGCCGTCGGCATCTGCAACACTGACGACTGTCACACACGAGGTTTCAGGTGTCTCAAGCAGTGCTGGGACAGAGGGGTCATCACCACTGACGCCCATTCAACAGGAAGCGGAGTTCATTGTCAGCTCGGTTGACGGTGATATCTCTGTCTTTGGAAGTGGCCTCATCTCTGCGGAGTTGAGCAGTGTCATCTCCGACTCATTGGGGCTCGTCGTCCCGGCCGCCGTGGTTCTGATTCTGTTCTTCCTCATTATCGCGTACCGGGACCCGTTTGACCTGCTTATTGGCCTTGTCTCCCTTGCGATGGCGATTGTGTGGACATTCGGGTTCATGGGATGGGCCGGTATCCCATTCACGCAGATGTTGATCACAGTCCCGCCGTTGCTTCTTGCCATCGGAATCGACTTCGGCATTCACGCTGTGAACCGATACCGTGAAGAACGGATCGAGGACATCGAACCAACACCCGCGATGCGGACCGCAACTGACCAGTTGCTCCCAGCGTTCTTTATTGTGACAGGAACGACAGTGCTGGGATTCGCCGCAAACGGGACCAGCCAGCTCGGCCCGATCCGCGACCTCGGGTTCGTGGCCAGCGTCGGAATCATATTCACGTTCCTCATCTTCGGTATTTTCCTGCCGTCATTCAAGCACTTCATGGACCGGCAGCGTGTGCGATACAACCTTCCTGAATTCAGTATCGCTCCAATCGGCTCTGAGGACTCCGCAGTCGGCAAGTCGCTAACCGTCGGCGTGACAATCGCCCGCCGAGCCCCGTACATATTCTTTGCCCTCGTACTGGTGTCTACGGCAGCTATGGGGGCGTATGGAACTGGGATTGATACCCGGTTCACCACTGAAGACTTCCTCCCACCGGAGGAGAACCCCGGATACGTTGAGGTTCTGCCGGAAGCTGTGGCTCCGAGCGAGTACACCGTCACGAAACAGATTAATTATCTTGAAGACACCTTCGAGAGCGGCGAGAGTGACACAGTAACGATATACGTTGAAGGGTCGTTACAGGACGGAACAGCGCTAGAGGAGATCCGCCGGGCGAATCAGGACCCGCCTGACTCCTTTGTTACAGCTGGCGGGAGTGCAGATACGACAAGCATCCTTACCGTGATTAATCGGTACGAGCGTACTTCGCCGGAGTTCCGTCAACTCGTCGCACAGAACGACCAGAACGGTAACGGCGTGCCTGACCAGAATCTCCCGACCATCTACAACGCGCTGTATGATTCGCCGTACGGCGACCGCGCGGAGTCGTACATGACTGATGACTACACGCGAACGCGCATCGTGTACTCCGTTGAGTCCGATGCGAGTCAGCAGGAAGTGACGGACGATACGAGAGCTGTTGCGGATGAGTTCCGGATGGAGGCGACTGCAACCGGTAGTGTTGTGGTATTAAAAGCCGTCTCAGATGTAATCGCAGAATCGGCGTACATCAGCCTGGCTCTCGCCATTCTCGCGTCCGCAGCGTTCCTTCTCTTCGCCTACTGGCTACTTGAACGTCGTCCCGGATTGGGGGTTGCGAATCTCGTGCCGATACTGCTCACTATTGCCGCTTTGGCAACGACAATGCGGTATCTGGATATTCCCTTCAACGTCCTCACCGGAACGACATTATCGATCGGAATCGGGCTTGGTATCGATTACTCCGCACACCTCGTGCATCGGTTCTCCGAGGAGTACCGAGGAGACACTGGCTTGCTGGAAGCACTCGACATTAGCGTCCGGGGAACAGGTGGCGCACTGGCGGGCAGCATGGTCACCACAACGTCCGGAACCGGCGTGCTCGTGCTTGCGGTTGTTCCGATCTTGGGCCAGTTTGGATTGCTGATTGCCCTCAGCGTCCTTTATTCGTTCATCGCGTCCATACTGGTCCTCCCAACATCGATTGTCATCTGGGACCACAGTCGGAACACGCTCGATTCACTGCTTTCGTCGCGCTCAACATGGAGTCCGAACTGA
- a CDS encoding transcriptional regulator codes for MTEDSDTLGATEKEIMYATHQALVKSGYAKLSISLISDELDKAKSTIYHYYDSKDALLIEFLRFSIDRFESTINTTIGDNPKDDLDHIITILLPSQLKKEKRQLHSVLVAISPQALDQEAFREQFTEIDNRLTAIIERTVRRGVRTNVFQDVDPAQEAEHILSVIKGTMYTRLTTNREAAAVRARTSLFSYINSHLMA; via the coding sequence ATGACTGAGGATAGTGACACACTGGGTGCCACTGAGAAAGAAATCATGTATGCAACGCACCAAGCACTGGTTAAGAGTGGCTACGCTAAACTCTCGATATCGCTCATCTCGGACGAACTCGACAAGGCTAAATCGACGATCTATCACTACTACGACTCAAAAGACGCTCTACTCATTGAGTTTCTCAGGTTTTCTATCGACCGATTCGAATCGACAATCAATACCACCATCGGCGACAATCCAAAAGACGATCTTGACCACATCATAACGATACTCCTACCGAGCCAGCTAAAAAAGGAAAAACGCCAGCTTCACTCCGTACTAGTCGCAATTTCTCCGCAAGCTCTGGATCAGGAGGCGTTCCGCGAGCAGTTCACCGAAATCGACAACCGACTCACAGCAATCATCGAAAGGACCGTCCGCCGTGGTGTACGCACAAACGTGTTTCAGGACGTTGACCCGGCGCAAGAGGCCGAACACATTTTGTCGGTAATCAAAGGGACCATGTACACTCGTCTCACAACCAACCGTGAAGCCGCAGCAGTACGAGCAAGGACCTCTCTATTCTCCTATATTAACTCGCATTTGATGGCCTAA